One part of the Deltaproteobacteria bacterium genome encodes these proteins:
- the gor gene encoding glutathione-disulfide reductase encodes MAQYDYDLFTIGAGSGGVRASRVSASFGAKVAVAEERYLGGTCVNVGCIPKKLLVYASHYGEDFDDMAGYGWTVPEKKFDWAKLIANKNKEISRLNGIYKKLLGDAGVEILEGHATIVDDHTVLVDSKRVTARYILIAVGSWPMLPQIPGIEHAISSNEAFYLSKLPERVIVVGGGYIGVEFAGIFHGLGAQTTQLYRGDLFLRGFDDDIRKTLAEEMPKRGIDLRFKVDIAKIEKRANGLKATLTDGNTLDAEQILYATGRVPLTSKLGVEKAGVSLKASGAIAVDDYSKSNVDSIYAIGDCTDRMMLTPVAIAEGMALANTLFNNKPTQPSYINVATAVFSTPNCGTVGLTEGQARERKHNVDIYRTSFRPLRHTLTGRDERTMMKLVVDHDSDKVLGCHMVGPDAGEIIQGLAVALNCGATKAQFDATVGIHPTAAEEFVTMRTKVAG; translated from the coding sequence ATGGCTCAATACGACTACGACCTTTTTACTATCGGCGCCGGCTCGGGCGGCGTGCGCGCCAGCCGCGTCTCGGCATCGTTCGGCGCTAAAGTTGCCGTTGCGGAGGAGCGCTATCTCGGCGGCACCTGCGTCAACGTTGGCTGCATTCCAAAGAAACTCCTTGTCTATGCTTCCCATTACGGCGAAGATTTCGATGATATGGCCGGCTACGGCTGGACCGTGCCAGAAAAAAAATTCGATTGGGCGAAGCTGATCGCCAACAAGAATAAGGAGATCAGCCGGCTAAACGGCATCTACAAAAAATTGCTCGGCGACGCTGGCGTAGAAATCCTTGAAGGCCACGCCACGATTGTCGACGACCATACGGTCTTGGTGGACAGCAAAAGAGTCACGGCTAGGTACATTCTTATCGCGGTCGGAAGCTGGCCAATGTTGCCACAGATTCCCGGTATCGAACATGCCATTAGCTCCAACGAAGCGTTTTACCTGAGCAAATTGCCGGAGCGCGTGATTGTTGTCGGCGGCGGCTACATCGGCGTCGAGTTCGCCGGAATATTTCACGGCTTGGGCGCACAGACGACTCAACTGTACCGCGGCGATCTGTTTCTACGCGGGTTCGACGACGATATCCGTAAGACCCTGGCTGAAGAAATGCCCAAGCGCGGCATCGATCTACGTTTCAAAGTGGACATCGCAAAGATTGAAAAGAGGGCTAACGGCCTGAAAGCAACTTTGACCGATGGAAACACTCTTGACGCCGAGCAGATCCTTTACGCCACCGGCCGCGTGCCGCTGACGAGCAAGTTGGGCGTGGAAAAAGCCGGGGTCTCTCTCAAGGCCAGCGGCGCGATCGCTGTCGATGACTATTCCAAATCCAACGTCGATAGCATCTATGCCATCGGCGACTGCACCGATCGCATGATGCTAACCCCGGTGGCGATCGCCGAGGGCATGGCGCTGGCTAACACGTTATTCAACAACAAACCGACCCAGCCGAGCTACATTAATGTTGCTACGGCGGTTTTCAGCACGCCCAACTGCGGCACGGTCGGTTTGACCGAAGGACAGGCACGCGAGCGAAAGCATAACGTCGATATCTACCGCACCAGCTTCCGGCCGCTGCGCCACACCCTCACCGGGCGCGACGAGCGGACCATGATGAAGCTTGTGGTCGACCACGACTCGGACAAAGTGCTGGGCTGTCACATGGTCGGCCCCGACGCCGGGGAAATCATCCAGGGGCTAGCCGTCGCCCTCAATTGCGGCGCCACCAAAGCCCAGTTCGACGCTACCGTCGGAATTCATCCCACCGCCGCGGAAGAGTTTGTCACCATGCGCACGAAGGTCGCTGGATAG
- a CDS encoding anaerobic glycerol-3-phosphate dehydrogenase subunit C encodes MANNPAYDPIDPRYYDAKDLRGEVERIFNLCADCRLCVKFCGSFPKLFDAIDDYCTEGKYAEVNTKKLKNEDVKQIVDLCFQCKLCYIKCPYTPGDHEWAIDFPRLMARGKAQEVKKNGVPLVDKLLGNPDLVGKLGTMTAPIANWANENGLNRQLMASTIGIHKDKKLPPFASKTLAAQFAAKKPQVKGEPAGKVAFFSTCYVNYNQPEIGIDTLEVLGHNNVDVEFAYERCCGMPHWHNGDMESAKEAAKQNVASLLRHVQDGRTVIATNPTCSQMIRVEYPRLLSSADAKTVAAKTTDPMDFLVRLESVGKLKKDFKTGAGNISYHIPCHLRAQNVGYKTREVLSLLPDTKVKVVEECSGHDGTWAMKKENFESSMKWGNRAFQQMSEGQPKTTCSDCPLAAIQIEQGTGKRPLNPIQIIAKSYRGEPIG; translated from the coding sequence ATGGCCAATAACCCAGCCTACGATCCGATCGATCCACGTTATTACGACGCCAAGGATTTGCGCGGCGAAGTCGAGCGGATTTTCAATTTGTGCGCCGATTGCCGGCTCTGTGTGAAATTCTGCGGCAGCTTTCCCAAACTATTTGACGCCATCGACGATTACTGCACCGAAGGCAAGTACGCCGAGGTCAACACCAAGAAACTCAAGAACGAAGACGTCAAACAAATCGTCGACCTCTGTTTTCAATGCAAGCTCTGCTACATCAAATGCCCCTATACGCCGGGCGATCATGAATGGGCCATCGATTTTCCCCGGCTCATGGCGCGCGGCAAAGCGCAAGAAGTGAAAAAGAACGGCGTGCCGCTGGTCGACAAACTGCTCGGCAACCCAGACCTCGTCGGCAAACTCGGCACCATGACCGCGCCGATCGCCAACTGGGCCAATGAGAACGGGCTCAACCGCCAACTAATGGCAAGCACCATTGGAATTCACAAAGACAAGAAGCTGCCGCCTTTTGCGTCAAAGACGCTAGCCGCGCAATTCGCCGCAAAAAAGCCTCAAGTAAAGGGCGAACCCGCGGGCAAAGTGGCGTTCTTCTCGACCTGCTACGTGAACTACAATCAACCGGAGATCGGTATCGATACACTGGAAGTGCTGGGCCACAACAACGTCGATGTTGAATTCGCCTACGAGCGCTGCTGCGGCATGCCCCATTGGCATAACGGCGATATGGAGAGCGCGAAGGAAGCAGCGAAGCAAAATGTCGCCAGCCTGCTCCGCCATGTGCAGGACGGCCGCACTGTCATTGCGACCAATCCGACCTGCTCGCAGATGATCCGGGTGGAATATCCGCGCTTGCTCAGCAGCGCCGATGCCAAAACCGTAGCAGCCAAAACCACCGATCCGATGGACTTCCTCGTCCGGCTCGAGAGCGTCGGGAAGCTAAAGAAAGACTTTAAGACCGGTGCCGGCAACATCAGCTACCATATCCCCTGTCACTTGCGCGCGCAGAATGTCGGTTACAAGACTCGGGAGGTACTTTCTCTGCTCCCGGATACGAAGGTCAAAGTGGTGGAGGAATGCTCAGGTCACGACGGCACCTGGGCGATGAAAAAGGAAAACTTCGAGAGTTCGATGAAGTGGGGCAATCGCGCTTTTCAACAGATGTCCGAAGGCCAGCCGAAAACCACCTGCTCTGACTGTCCCCTGGCAGCGATTCAGATCGAGCAAGGCACCGGCAAGCGACCGCTCAACCCGATTCAAATTATTGCGAAAAGCTATCGGGGGGAACCGATCGGTTAA
- a CDS encoding iron-containing redox enzyme family protein, whose product MDRHTFREQLLEVMERKDHWAWPAFTAGLVAKDRLHFHFEQEYATYVRDFPVMVGWAYVRCPIPEVRQTLAENLYEEATGRLTAGRPHPDLFLEYPRGLGMDLNRFRSITLLPEAKAYRDLLDQAIQHYGWDVAAAIVTIFVEGTKDERRALDPDASHVPAPLQEHPLVKHYGLPVESLALTKAHRQVEGGHRTAAWRAILDHVTPLRRGAVVRTMNDVLERWLAYRDAVAAVCGGERAHCSCVRIAG is encoded by the coding sequence ATGGACCGGCACACTTTCCGCGAACAGCTGCTCGAAGTCATGGAACGCAAGGACCACTGGGCCTGGCCGGCATTTACTGCCGGGCTCGTGGCCAAGGACCGGCTCCATTTTCATTTCGAGCAGGAGTACGCCACCTACGTGCGCGATTTTCCGGTCATGGTGGGCTGGGCCTACGTGCGCTGCCCAATTCCCGAGGTGCGCCAGACTCTGGCGGAAAACCTCTATGAAGAAGCCACGGGCCGACTGACTGCGGGGCGGCCGCATCCCGATTTGTTCTTGGAATATCCCCGCGGTTTGGGCATGGACTTGAACCGCTTTCGCTCGATAACGCTTTTGCCGGAAGCCAAGGCTTATCGGGATTTGCTCGACCAGGCGATCCAGCATTACGGCTGGGACGTGGCCGCGGCAATCGTGACGATTTTCGTTGAAGGAACCAAAGACGAGCGCCGCGCCCTCGATCCCGATGCCTCTCACGTTCCTGCGCCGTTGCAAGAGCACCCGCTCGTCAAACACTACGGCTTACCTGTCGAAAGTTTGGCGTTGACCAAGGCGCATCGCCAAGTGGAGGGCGGGCACCGGACTGCCGCCTGGCGGGCGATTCTCGATCACGTTACCCCGCTGCGGCGCGGTGCCGTGGTGCGGACAATGAACGATGTGCTGGAGCGTTGGCTTGCTTATAGGGACGCGGTGGCCGCCGTTTGCGGGGGAGAACGCGCTCATTGTAGCTGCGTGCGGATCGCCGGCTGA